In Leishmania donovani BPK282A1 complete genome, chromosome 19, the sequence GGTGGTGTGGCTCTCCTTGTGCAGTCGCTCGAGCAGTGCTTCGCTGATGTGGCAAGTCTGCTcgagacagcggcgccgacgggtggcattgctgccgccctcgcgctCGGCGCCCGCCGTGCGATGGCCGCGTTGAGGGGCAACTCCACGTCGGCAGGGTCCCCAGCAGGGCACGTCCACGCACACGGATCGCACGATCACAGCCACGAGGAAAAccacggtggtggcgatCACCAAGGCCACAGTCACTTTCAGGTGATGACGTACGACGAGGACATTGGGAAGCAGGTGATTCTGTGGACCATGGTCGGCGTCGCTACGGCATCGGTGGTTTGTAAAGAGCTCCTGTTCCGGTGGACGCGACGTGTCGGGCTGCGCGCGGGATCGCGTGTCGTGGTGGCCAACGCgtaccaccaccgcgcggATGCGTGGAGCGGGGGGGTGTCACTGCTTGGTGTAGCTGGGCAGGTGATGGGTCTGCCTGGCGTGGACGGACTTGCTGGTCTTGCCGTGTCGCTATCCATCTGCAAAATCGGCTACGGTATTTTCAAGGACTCCGTTCTTGAGTTTTTCGACTACCAGAACGCCGAGGAGGTCAGTGCCATTCGAGATCAGCTGCAAAGGTTTAACCTCTGCATCGTGCGTGGGGTGGATGTGGTGCCCAACCACAAGTGCCAGAAtgcggtgaaggcggcggcctcggGAACAGAAGCTTCGTCAACGAGCtctcccgccaccgcctcgagCTCCGATGATGACGAAACCGTTCACCGCAAGAAGATGCACTTCATCAACGTGTTTCTCGtgcgccacggccaccaGTACGCCGTGCACGTCACGCTGCTCGTCTACGAGAGCGTCTCTGCGCAGCAAATCAAGGAAGCAGCGGACCTGATCACGGCGCTGGCCCGTCGCAGTCTGCCGGTACAGGACACCTTTACGACCCTACTCGTCTGCAGCAACTACACTGAGTCACGAGAAGTATCCCTCGGTGGCTGCAATGATAATGAAGGAGttgacgaggagggcgcagCCGCCATATCgagcggcgccactgcggccAACTGCCATGGCCATTCGCGCGCAGGGTGCAGTGGCTCGTTCTCACGAGCACACGGTAGCGAGGATAGTGCTACTTCGACTCCGCCGATCGCTGCCACAGGTGCCATCATCAACCCGTCGCTCGAGCGGTGCATCGCGTCCCTGCAGGAGTTCCACACGTTCACGGCGCCGATTCGCTACAGCTGGGAGGAGCGCACCATCACTGCCCCATCGTCGGAGTCGTGCGAGTGCGAGCGCGACATCAACTCCGTTGCTGAAATGTTCAAGTGCCGCCTCATCAGCGGCGAGATCGCTTCTGCCAAGAAGACCGCCGCAGACTCGGCGAAGCGGAGCGGCCACAGTTGCTCTCACGGCGCACAGGCCGACCATTCGCATTAAGCTGGCGTATGAGACGTTAGTTGCttgtgtgttgttgtttcttcCTGTCTTGCGGAGGGCGGTGTTTGAGCTCGGCCGCCGCTCTTCCTgcatccgcctcctcttgcgATATCACTTAACTCAGCGGGAAGCAGAGCTGAAAGCGTGTGCCGTATCGTCTTCTTTTAtcctccaccctcctcttccccttttgTGGAGCAGAATAGGGCAAGCTGCCCGTTCCCAGACAACAacaatgtgtgtgtgtgtgtgtgtgtgtctattGTTTAGCAGTgatagtggtggtggtggcagatGACTCCTCCTTGCGGCGAGTTACAATGCCACATCTTGGAGCCCAACAAGCACAGTTGACGAGGCGGAAATATCGGAGGGTTGAGGAGCAGATATCGGATTGGGACGCGCATCTATCAGGCCGTCGCCGCTTATAAGTGCCCTCCCTTATATGTTGTcgtatgcatatatatataaaggAAGATTTATGCAAAACATCGAAAACGACTCTTTTGCCCGTATTGTATTGCGGCTCTGTGTGGCGCACCCATGAAACCACTTCTCCgagtgcagcgccgtcatccGCGGCGTGTGAAGTGAGTTGTCCTCTCCCCACTCCATAATCTCCCCTTTGCGCTCGTCTTCGCGGGgctttctctcccttccaCTCTGATTCAGATGAGAAGTGCGGGCATGAGGGGATAAGAGAGCTTCTCGCTGACCTACGGCTTCAAGGAGGGCACTTGCGTATCCCCTTCCCCACGTAAaagtgtgtatgtatgtgcgtatgcgtgtgtggagaTGCGCAggttctctctctgcatgtGTTTCTCTGCTTTTCTCCTCCGAGCCACCCTGCACAAACCctactctctctcccttgcaTCCCTTGTTCACTTGAGCTGGAGAACAGTCTTCTCCGTCTGTTCATCAACCATTCTCTCCTCCTGAagcctgtctgtctctctctgcgcggaGGTGCACACAGCAGTGTCGTGCCCCACCCCAGTCTCCTGTGCTCTGCTCTGATACGCGCTTTACCGTGCGCACGGCTCATTTTCGACCCCTTTCTCTGTCGTAGCACCATGGACGATGACTACGCTTTCTTCGAATCCGACAACTTagtcgaggaggagctgcctGTCATCGGTGCTTTTCCCGACCCCGTTGCCGAGtttggcggcgtcgtcgggcCCACCGGTGCAATCGGCGATTCGGCTCTGACAGCGGACGGCcatctcgctgctgctgcggccacGCTgcccggcggcgacgacgctgctgccaaCCTGGACGTTGACGAGCTCCCTCCACCCATCAAGAACGTGCAAGAGTTCCTGCCGAATGTTCACCCGGATGCCTTCCCTGTTGTCGTAGCCGTGCAGGCCCAGGCCAGTATTCCGGTCGGCATTAACCTCGCTGAACTTAGCTGTGCCACACGCAATGTGGAGTACATGCCGAACAACCGAATTCCATCTGCGACGATGCGGCTGCATGAACCGACTGCCGTAGTCATGATGCACAACTCAGGGGCTCTCAGCATCATTGGCGCAGCTAGCGTCAGTGAGGCGCGccaggcggcggagctggcagCCCGTATCATCCGCAAAGCGCTCAACCTCAACTTCTCATCCCTCAAGTTCCGCGTCCGCTCCATCGCGGCGCGCTTCAACGTGTGCAGCCCGATTCGTCTCGACAAGCTCGCCGCCTACCAACTAGACCCCGCCATGTCGATCGGGGTGGCGAAGCTGCAGGTCAGCTACGAGCCAGAGCGCTTCAACGGCTGCGTGCTTCGCCTCGTGGGCAAGTCCTCGCGCGGCGACAACCAGTGGAGTgtgagctgcagcgtgttTGTGACCGGCAAGGTGCAGCTGATGGGCGCCCGCAGCATGGATGAACTGCGTTTTGCCTTCAATGCCTTTGTGCCTATCATTGCCAAGAATTTGGACGAGCGAAAGACTGCCTAGTGGTCCGTGCGGAGGATTACGTGTGTCTCTTAACGTACCCCGTGGGTGACGCGTGATCACTGGTATTGTTTTGTTTCGATCAACTGCTGCTCTACTGCCTTCATGGTGAAGAAAATGACGAAAGGAGAAAGAAGGGGAACACTGAGCCATCGCGCTGCTCGCCATGTcgttcacacacacacacacacatacacctgTTTCTTGATTCTGCGCGTCTGGTGGccgcccttcctctcctccacttTGCCGAGGGCTGTTCCGGGACGTCGGTGCGTGACGCCGCTACCCGTATTACGGCCCCCCTTTCCTACACTGGAGACCCCGTCTTTAAGAGCGTATacacacaaaagaaaacaaagtCGCATGTGCGAGCCAGCTGggtctctctcacacacacgcacacaccacctctggggggggggcaggagGGAGGTGTGAAGAGGGATGGGGGAGTCACAGAGATAAAAAGGGAacatgcagcagcactcgTTCACCTCCCTCGTCGATTCCCAGACCAGCCAAGCGCCGCGTTCGCTCTTTTTACTCAATGCCAGCATGACGGTTCAACGGCATCACtcaggcgcacgcgcccatggaaagaaggagagagattGGCATGGCTGCCTCTCCTCGCTTCCCCTCTCTGCGCCTTTCTCTGcactcctctctcctgcAAAATCTGTCTTGGGAATCACTACACGTGCACAAGCGTGTACACATCCGTACCCGGCTCACCttgcccacccacccacccccagcACAAGCATTATCATCGCAACAACACCACGTGGGCATCTCACCCACCCTACGCAACACCTTtctgctttttctttcttcatCTTACTCTATATCACGATGTCTGACTGGGAGACGATCGCGAAGGAATCGGAGGAAGTGCTTGCGAAGCCGGATATCAAGGGCTGCCACGAGATCCTGATGAAGGCGTACGAGGGCGGCAACCAACACCCCGAGATTCTCTGGCGCCTCGGTCGCTCCTACTACGAGATGGCGAACGAGAGCACCGATCCGGCGGTGCGGGAGCCCTACCTGAAGGAAGGCATGGAGCTATGCAAGAAGTCCGTGGAGGCGGACCCGAACAACTTCGCCTCGCACAAGTGGCTCGGTATTCTCATTTCCGATCAGAAGGTTGGCAACAAGGAGAAGATCGCGAACGCGTATGTCATCCGCGACCACTTCCTgaaggcggtggagctgAACCCCAACGACGCCACCTCGCTGCACTGTATGGGCAACTGGTGCTTCAAGATCCTGCAAATTGGGTGGTTGGAGcgaaaggcggcggcgctgattCTTGGCGAGCCTCCGAGCTCCACCTACGAGGAGTGCCTCGGCTACCTTCTCCGTTCTGCGGAAGCAGGGAACACGATTCACAACTCCACGATGATCGGCGACGCGTACGCGCAGCAGAGCATGCACGATGAGGCTCGCAAGTGGTACCAGAAGGCGATCGACATGCCTGCCTACACGGAGCTACAGAAGCGTAACCACGACGTCGCTGTTGCCAAGATGAAGAAACTCTAAAACAAGGAAGAGGTATCATGCGGTCAGGTAGGATGAAGAAACGAATGCTGCTAAGAGAGAGGGGTACGTGCGATCCTTCCGAGAGCGACGAATTTGGTGATAGTGAGCGGGCAGATCATCAAATGGAAAGAAGGGTCTCCATAGCGTGTGGCCCCTTGTTGGCATCAACGTCTCTCAGCGAAGGAAAGGGTGTGACAGCAAAGGCGGCGTCATCAGCAAGTGCACGAAGTcaacatacgcacacgcatacattACAGGCGTACAAATCTTGATCCGCGTTGCATcgccggtgctggtggtgggggagcaGGGGGGATGCTGAAATGAAAAGCGACAGAAACGGAAGTGATAGTCAGCGCCGACATGCTGGGCGTCATCTGAGCTTGTCTGTGATTTCTTTTTCTCGCGTTCCTCTGGTTACACTCTTTTCCTTGACGTGGTCTGTTGctctctcaccctctctgtctcgcgCAGACTCTTGCTTTGTTTGTGCTGGTGCCGTGCACCTCTTCCACGCATGCATGCCACTGAAAGCAAGTTGTGTTTTTGGTGCCCGCtgttcctcctccgcatccaCATCATTCTCTCACACACATTCCTCTACCATGTTTGCGTTTGCGTGGATCAGTGCGCATGTCAGCTGGAGAATGAATGTACCCGTCTTCCCTCTTCACCCCACACGCTCCTCGATCTCCCTCGCACGCAACTGTATCCACACGCAGGACTGCAGCACAGGCGAGCACGAGCATGGCCCCTTTTGTTCGCGTGTGGCATGCATGCAAGTGAAGCATTGAgttcttctccccctccttttcttcgaTGTGTCCTTTTCTCTGCCATGCGCTGACCGGTCAAACTTCACACTCTACACCGGCCAGTCGCAGGCCCCACCCACGTGGTGCGAAGAagccgcaggcgcgcgctacagcaatgcgccgacccagtcatCTGAGctcggcccctgcctcaagctcctcccctccccccagcctcctcgcaggtcgcctcacagccaTGCCCATGGTGCCGGTCACCACCTCGTGCGAccctcggggtggctcacgctccccacaccagtagGCAGCGAGGACCGTCTGATatgcgctcgagtcacgccgacacttcgcccatcaGGCGGATGGCACAGACGCGTTCGCTGTAGCAGGTGGCTCCGatgcaacgccatccagggcctcgaccgccgacatcaacagcgatgcatcgctctgaccccccctacgacgtaggggggatggccctgtcaccagcagaagcggctctGCAGCTGGCAGGAAAGGGGATagcgggagggggctgctcggccaccccccccctgtggAATAATGTGAATGCACTGGGCTCTGAGATACCATGCGCTGCAAtgtctcccccccccctctctcacctcctccgtcaTCAAGGGAGTAGGGTGGAATGGAAGAACGAACCAAAAACAAAAGTCGAGAAGGGCGAACGCGTACCGCGCGCGCCTGAGGCGTGGCTGTGCAAAGTGGCGTCGGTAATGCCCTGTGTCGACCGCAGACCCGACGACACcgagagaggaaaaagagagggcaGATGACGCACTGGAAGCGcgcgcactcacgcacacacacatccatcAAAGAGAACTGCCAAAGGACGCGGTGTCGCGTGCCGGGCGAGTAGGTTTGTGAGGTTGCCCTTCTTcatccccacccccacccctcaccctttccccttcctcttcccttcacGACTGTCAGCGAGAATGCTGGGCAAAGAGGTAGAGTCGTCCGGGTTGTCTTTCCTGTGCAtgggcgtgctgcagcgccgttcACCGCACGAGCCAGCAGAGCGGTGCTTCATTCGTGCCCTTCAGGCTTCCGCAGCTGGACACCTCGCGATCGACTTCGAAAGCTGTCTCACCCGCATCCCATTTCCCATCGTTACGTTTACACCTCTATCATGATGATCAAAACCCATGCTACGAAAGGAAAGAGATACATAGTAGCACGAGTAGTGCTATAGCCTTATCGGAAGCGGCGAAGGtgacgtgcacacacacacacacacactcacacgcgccCCCACATACCggttgcgcacgcgcgactGTGCACATCCGCGTGGCAGTGCGGCCTTGCTCGCCGAGTCTATATCATCCAGCACGCAAACCTGCACACGCATACTCGGCCTCTCGTACAGGACACATAAAGGTCATCAATATCACCATCATG encodes:
- a CDS encoding cation transporter, putative, whose product is MKPSAVAKTTTAGGTAAQLHAHSHRHGGHAHAHSHGSIEKGISGKYLRQCQVATLAGGATNVFFCVTKLWIGSAGGSVALVADGFHSLTDILADIISYVAISLSRKKLPRCRFPLGIGRLETSGAVIVAAILFFGGVALLVQSLEQCFADVASLLETAAPTGGIAAALALGARRAMAALRGNSTSAGSPAGHVHAHGSHDHSHEENHGGGDHQGHSHFQVMTYDEDIGKQVILWTMVGVATASVVCKELLFRWTRRVGLRAGSRVVVANAYHHRADAWSGGVSLLGVAGQVMGLPGVDGLAGLAVSLSICKIGYGIFKDSVLEFFDYQNAEEVSAIRDQLQRFNLCIVRGVDVVPNHKCQNAVKAAASGTEASSTSSPATASSSDDDETVHRKKMHFINVFLVRHGHQYAVHVTLLVYESVSAQQIKEAADLITALARRSLPVQDTFTTLLVCSNYTESREVSLGGCNDNEGVDEEGAAAISSGATAANCHGHSRAGCSGSFSRAHGSEDSATSTPPIAATGAIINPSLERCIASLQEFHTFTAPIRYSWEERTITAPSSESCECERDINSVAEMFKCRLISGEIASAKKTAADSAKRSGHSCSHGAQADHSH
- a CDS encoding transcription initiation factor-like protein (TFIID-like protein) — its product is MDDDYAFFESDNLVEEELPVIGAFPDPVAEFGGVVGPTGAIGDSALTADGHLAAAAATLPGGDDAAANLDVDELPPPIKNVQEFLPNVHPDAFPVVVAVQAQASIPVGINLAELSCATRNVEYMPNNRIPSATMRLHEPTAVVMMHNSGALSIIGAASVSEARQAAELAARIIRKALNLNFSSLKFRVRSIAARFNVCSPIRLDKLAAYQLDPAMSIGVAKLQVSYEPERFNGCVLRLVGKSSRGDNQWSVSCSVFVTGKVQLMGARSMDELRFAFNAFVPIIAKNLDERKTA